A part of Leifsonia xyli subsp. xyli str. CTCB07 genomic DNA contains:
- a CDS encoding fumarylacetoacetate hydrolase family protein has protein sequence MKIARFSHTRTDQTTASIDYGIVDEDAIVVLSGDPMFAGFDTTGERVPRGRVGSLLAPVIPRSKVVAVGKNYREHAAEMGAEAPVEPLLFLKPNTAVIGLGEAIVLPPQSERVDYEGELAVVIGKIARNVAEEDAAGHIFGYTVANDVTARDLQQRDGQWTRAKGFDTFCPLGPVIETELDPEASLRTRVNGELRQEARISEMVHGIPAIVAYASSVFTLLPGDVILTGTPSEVGQLHAGDTVEVEVSGVGSLVNPVWAAK, from the coding sequence GTGAAGATCGCACGGTTCAGCCACACCCGCACCGACCAGACCACCGCATCCATCGACTACGGCATCGTGGACGAGGACGCGATCGTTGTCCTCTCCGGCGATCCGATGTTCGCGGGTTTTGACACGACCGGCGAACGCGTGCCGCGCGGGAGGGTCGGTTCGCTGCTGGCGCCGGTCATACCGCGCTCCAAAGTGGTCGCGGTGGGCAAGAACTACCGCGAGCACGCGGCCGAAATGGGCGCAGAGGCCCCGGTCGAGCCGCTGTTGTTCCTCAAGCCGAACACGGCTGTGATCGGGCTGGGCGAAGCTATCGTCCTCCCGCCGCAGTCCGAGCGCGTCGACTACGAAGGCGAGCTGGCGGTCGTGATCGGCAAGATCGCCCGGAATGTCGCCGAAGAGGACGCAGCCGGTCACATCTTCGGCTACACCGTTGCGAACGATGTGACGGCTCGTGACCTGCAGCAGAGAGATGGCCAGTGGACGCGCGCCAAGGGCTTCGACACTTTCTGCCCGCTCGGGCCGGTCATCGAGACCGAGCTCGATCCGGAGGCGTCCCTGCGCACGCGCGTTAACGGCGAACTGAGACAGGAGGCGCGGATCTCGGAGATGGTGCATGGCATCCCAGCGATCGTCGCCTACGCTTCGAGCGTGTTCACATTGCTGCCGGGGGATGTCATTCTCACCGGCACACCGTCCGAGGTCGGACAGCTGCACGCGGGCGACACCGTCGAGGTCGAGGTTTCCGGTGTCGGGTCGCTCGTGAATCCGGTGTGGGCGGCCAAGTAG
- a CDS encoding ketopantoate reductase family protein — protein sequence MACSAAEGIPASAHDLLGALHSVPGGMRTSLQEDLAAGRPSELDAIGGALLRAGARHGFPTPALARIVVTLGSNA from the coding sequence GTGGCCTGCTCGGCTGCCGAGGGCATCCCGGCCTCCGCGCACGACCTCCTGGGTGCGCTGCATAGCGTGCCCGGCGGTATGCGGACTTCGCTGCAGGAGGACCTTGCGGCCGGCCGTCCCAGCGAACTCGACGCCATCGGCGGGGCGCTGCTCCGAGCCGGGGCGCGGCACGGCTTTCCGACCCCGGCCCTCGCCCGGATCGTCGTGACGCTAGGCTCGAACGCGTGA
- a CDS encoding ketopantoate reductase family protein has translation MSENVFAVVGPGAVGGLFAWLLSRAGHEVVAVGRPETVAAIRDEGIALRSATFGVGVERVAAATEVPEGASVILATKAYGLADVLPVIAAGRPSEVVSFLNGVEHREMLREALPGGGGGGASPALRSRCRRCECRGPSSTIAALSRLLRLRKTPEASHR, from the coding sequence ATGAGCGAGAACGTGTTCGCCGTCGTCGGCCCCGGCGCCGTCGGCGGGCTGTTCGCCTGGCTGCTGAGCAGGGCCGGTCACGAGGTGGTGGCGGTGGGGAGGCCCGAGACGGTCGCCGCCATCCGCGACGAGGGGATCGCGCTGCGCAGCGCGACTTTCGGCGTCGGCGTCGAACGGGTCGCGGCGGCGACCGAGGTGCCGGAGGGGGCGAGCGTGATCCTCGCGACCAAGGCTTACGGGCTCGCGGACGTGCTGCCCGTGATCGCGGCCGGCCGGCCGTCGGAGGTGGTGTCGTTCCTCAACGGGGTCGAGCACCGGGAGATGCTCCGGGAGGCGCTGCCGGGGGGGGGGGGGGGGGGGGCGTCACCGGCGCTTCGGTCGCGGTGTCGGCGCTGCGAGTGTCGCGGACCGTCATCGACCATCGCAGCCCTTTCACGACTGTTGAGGTTGCGGAAGACGCCGGAGGCTTCGCACCGGTGA
- a CDS encoding branched-chain amino acid aminotransferase, with protein sequence MNASTSISLTSGPTETSGLLWNVARNEAARTAAERAEILADPGFGNYFTDHMVDLCWSAKGGWHRPRVSPYGPIPLDPSAAVLHYAQEIFEGLKAYRHEDGSIWSFRPEANAARMQRSSYRLALPQLPVEHFLDSLKQLIAVDGDWVPDTEETSLYLRPFMFAKEAFLGVRPANKVAYYLIASPAAAYFPSGVAPVSIWLSDRWSRAGKGGTGAAKTGGNYASSLLPQAEAHEHGCAQVLFLDSVESTYIEELGGMNVVLVYKDGTLVTPDSDSILEGITLDSVLQLARDRGHRVERRRVTIGEWRDGVESGDIVEVFACGTAAVITPIGELKSDTFAVGDITAAPGALTLSLRKELTDIQYGRERDRHGWMYRLDA encoded by the coding sequence ATGAACGCTTCGACCAGCATCTCCCTCACCAGCGGCCCCACCGAGACTTCCGGCCTGCTCTGGAACGTCGCCAGGAACGAGGCGGCGCGCACCGCTGCTGAGCGCGCGGAGATCCTCGCGGACCCCGGTTTCGGCAACTACTTCACCGATCACATGGTCGATCTGTGCTGGTCCGCGAAGGGCGGCTGGCACCGGCCGCGCGTCTCCCCTTACGGACCCATCCCGCTCGACCCGTCTGCCGCTGTGCTGCACTACGCTCAGGAGATCTTCGAGGGGCTGAAGGCGTACCGCCACGAGGACGGTTCGATCTGGAGCTTCCGACCGGAGGCCAATGCGGCCCGCATGCAGCGTTCGTCCTACCGGCTCGCGCTGCCCCAGCTGCCAGTCGAGCACTTCCTCGACTCGCTCAAGCAGCTCATCGCGGTCGACGGCGACTGGGTTCCGGATACGGAGGAGACGAGCCTGTACCTGCGGCCGTTCATGTTCGCCAAAGAAGCCTTCCTGGGGGTGCGCCCGGCGAACAAGGTGGCGTATTACCTGATCGCGAGCCCGGCGGCAGCCTACTTCCCGTCCGGTGTCGCTCCGGTTTCCATCTGGCTCTCCGATCGCTGGTCGCGTGCTGGGAAAGGCGGAACCGGAGCGGCGAAGACCGGCGGCAACTACGCATCGAGTCTCTTGCCGCAAGCCGAAGCGCACGAGCACGGGTGCGCCCAGGTGCTTTTCCTCGATTCGGTGGAGTCTACGTACATCGAGGAGCTCGGCGGGATGAACGTGGTGCTCGTGTACAAGGACGGCACCCTCGTGACCCCCGACTCCGACAGCATCCTCGAAGGCATCACCCTCGACTCGGTGCTCCAGCTCGCCCGCGACCGCGGCCACCGGGTGGAGCGCCGGCGCGTGACCATCGGCGAATGGCGGGACGGTGTGGAGTCCGGCGACATCGTCGAGGTGTTCGCCTGCGGCACAGCCGCCGTCATCACCCCGATCGGCGAACTCAAGTCGGACACGTTCGCGGTCGGCGACATCACCGCAGCGCCGGGTGCGCTCACCCTGTCTCTGCGCAAGGAACTGACCGACATCCAGTACGGCCGCGAGCGCGACCGCCACGGCTGGATGTACCGCCTCGATGCCTGA
- a CDS encoding 3-isopropylmalate dehydrogenase: MSRTVQLVVIPGDGIGPEVIAEAVKALDAVTAGSGLAFQKTYFSLGADRYLATGDVLTDDDLAAIRGHDAILLGAVGGRPGDPRLAGANVERGLLLRLRFSLDHYVNLRPTTLFPGIASPLAAPGEVDFVVVREGTEGQYVGNGGAIRPGTPHEVANEVSVNTAYGVERVVRYAFEQAGQRRKKLTLVHKTNVLTFAGSLWKRIVDALAAEHPEVAVDYLHVDAATIFLVTDPARFDVIVTDNLFGDILTDLAAAISGGIGLAASGNINPVGEFPSMFEPVHGSAPDIAGEQRADPTAAILSVALLLRHLGERPLAERVERAVTTDLAARSGQMATASQTRTTSQIGDAIAALAAQN; encoded by the coding sequence ATGAGCAGAACCGTCCAACTCGTCGTCATCCCCGGGGACGGGATCGGACCGGAGGTGATCGCGGAGGCGGTCAAGGCGCTCGATGCGGTCACGGCCGGGAGTGGGCTGGCGTTCCAGAAGACGTATTTCTCGCTCGGCGCCGACCGCTACCTCGCCACCGGAGATGTGCTGACCGACGACGATCTCGCGGCCATCCGGGGACACGACGCCATCCTGCTCGGGGCGGTCGGCGGTCGGCCGGGCGATCCACGCCTTGCGGGTGCGAACGTCGAGCGCGGGCTGCTGCTGAGGCTCCGGTTCTCGCTCGACCACTACGTGAATCTGCGGCCGACCACGCTGTTCCCCGGTATCGCCAGCCCGCTCGCCGCCCCCGGCGAGGTCGACTTCGTCGTCGTGCGCGAAGGCACGGAGGGGCAGTACGTCGGCAACGGCGGAGCCATCCGGCCGGGGACGCCGCACGAGGTCGCCAACGAGGTGTCCGTGAACACCGCCTACGGCGTCGAGCGCGTCGTTCGCTACGCTTTCGAGCAGGCCGGGCAGCGGCGGAAGAAGCTGACGCTCGTACACAAGACGAATGTGCTGACCTTCGCGGGCAGCCTGTGGAAGCGGATCGTGGATGCCCTGGCCGCCGAGCATCCCGAGGTGGCTGTGGACTACCTTCACGTCGACGCAGCGACGATCTTCCTCGTCACCGATCCTGCTAGATTCGATGTGATCGTCACGGACAACCTCTTCGGCGACATTCTCACCGACCTCGCCGCCGCGATCAGCGGCGGCATCGGACTGGCCGCCTCGGGCAACATTAACCCCGTGGGTGAGTTCCCGAGCATGTTCGAGCCTGTTCACGGATCGGCTCCCGACATCGCCGGCGAGCAGAGAGCCGACCCCACCGCCGCGATCCTGTCCGTCGCGCTCCTGCTCCGCCATCTCGGCGAGCGGCCTCTGGCGGAGCGCGTCGAGCGGGCGGTGACCACCGACCTCGCCGCCCGCAGCGGCCAGATGGCCACCGCAAGCCAGACGCGCACGACGAGCCAGATCGGCGACGCGATCGCTGCCCTGGCGGCACAGAATTGA
- the serA gene encoding phosphoglycerate dehydrogenase — translation MTKPVVLIAEELSPATVDALGPDFEIRDVDGTDRSALLSAVVDADAILVRSATKVDAEVIGAAPKLRVIARAGVGLDNVDIKTATSAGVMVVNAPTSNIISAAELTVGHILSLARHIPAAHSALAQGQWKRSKYTGVELYEKTVGIIGLGRIGSLITARLQAFGVKVIAFDPYVTSARAQQLGVQLVSLDELLAESDFVTIHMPKTPETTGMISDDQLAQMKPTAFLVNVARGGLIDEDALHRALASQSIAGAGLDVFVSEPPTDSPLLGLENVIVTPHLGASTGEAQEKAGVSVAKSVRLALSGELVPDAVNVAGGIIDPYVRPGIPLVEKLGQVFSGLAHSPVTSVDVEVRGEIVEFDVSVLKLAALKGIFTNVVSETVSYVNAPLLADQRGIEVRLLTDSVSEEYRNLITIRGALSDGTQLSVSGTLTGTKQIEKVVEINGYDVEVPIAEHLIVMVYDDRPGIVAVYGREFGEAKINIAGMQIARTSAGGKALSVLTVDSSVPEGLLEKVRVAIDADLLQEIDITES, via the coding sequence GTGACAAAGCCGGTCGTGCTGATCGCCGAAGAACTCTCGCCCGCCACCGTTGACGCCCTCGGGCCAGACTTCGAGATCCGCGACGTCGACGGGACAGACCGGTCCGCGCTGCTCTCCGCCGTGGTCGACGCCGACGCGATTCTGGTGCGGTCGGCGACGAAGGTGGACGCGGAGGTCATCGGCGCTGCGCCGAAGCTCAGGGTCATCGCGCGCGCGGGGGTCGGCCTCGACAACGTCGACATCAAGACCGCGACTAGCGCTGGTGTGATGGTCGTCAACGCGCCGACCTCGAACATCATCTCGGCGGCGGAGCTGACGGTCGGGCACATCCTGAGTCTCGCGCGCCACATCCCGGCCGCGCACAGCGCACTGGCGCAGGGGCAGTGGAAGCGCTCGAAGTACACCGGCGTGGAGCTGTACGAGAAGACAGTCGGCATCATCGGGCTCGGCCGGATCGGTTCCCTCATCACTGCTCGACTGCAAGCGTTCGGGGTCAAGGTGATCGCGTTCGACCCCTACGTGACGAGCGCGCGGGCACAGCAGCTCGGCGTCCAGCTGGTGAGTCTGGACGAGTTGCTCGCCGAGTCGGATTTCGTCACCATCCACATGCCGAAGACGCCGGAGACGACCGGCATGATCTCGGACGATCAGCTCGCGCAGATGAAGCCGACCGCGTTCCTCGTCAATGTCGCGCGCGGCGGCCTGATCGACGAGGACGCGCTGCACCGCGCCCTCGCCTCGCAGAGCATCGCGGGCGCCGGCCTCGACGTGTTCGTGAGCGAGCCGCCGACGGACTCGCCGCTGCTCGGTCTCGAGAACGTGATCGTCACGCCGCATCTCGGGGCGTCGACGGGCGAGGCGCAGGAGAAGGCGGGCGTCTCGGTCGCGAAGTCGGTGCGCCTTGCGCTCTCGGGCGAGCTGGTGCCGGACGCGGTCAACGTCGCGGGCGGGATCATCGACCCGTACGTGCGTCCGGGCATCCCGCTCGTGGAGAAGCTCGGCCAGGTGTTCTCGGGGCTGGCGCACAGCCCGGTCACGAGTGTCGACGTCGAGGTCCGCGGCGAAATCGTGGAATTCGACGTCAGTGTGCTGAAGCTCGCCGCGCTCAAGGGCATCTTCACGAACGTCGTCTCCGAGACGGTCTCCTATGTGAACGCACCCCTCCTCGCCGACCAGCGCGGCATCGAGGTGCGCCTCCTCACCGACTCGGTGAGCGAGGAGTACCGCAACCTGATCACGATCCGCGGGGCGCTGAGCGACGGCACGCAGCTCTCGGTCTCCGGCACCTTGACCGGAACCAAGCAAATCGAGAAGGTCGTTGAGATCAACGGCTATGACGTGGAGGTGCCGATCGCCGAGCACCTGATCGTCATGGTCTACGACGACCGCCCCGGCATCGTCGCGGTGTACGGCCGCGAGTTCGGCGAGGCGAAGATCAACATCGCCGGCATGCAGATCGCCCGGACCTCGGCCGGCGGAAAGGCGCTCAGCGTGCTGACCGTCGATTCGTCCGTCCCCGAGGGGCTGCTCGAGAAGGTGCGCGTCGCGATCGACGCCGACCTGCTCCAGGAGATCGACATCACCGAGTCGTGA
- a CDS encoding copper homeostasis protein CutC, with translation MARSSAVADPLATADDLVALGATRILTSGGASASVGGVDSLRALAQRVSGRLQVMAGGGVRVEDIPALLAAGVDAVHLSARRTVQGAPSGPGGGADAYDITDPVVVRGAADALRQGRQGDSGRR, from the coding sequence ATCGCGCGATCGTCCGCGGTCGCCGACCCGCTGGCGACCGCGGACGATCTCGTTGCGCTCGGGGCGACCCGCATCCTCACCTCGGGTGGCGCTTCGGCTAGCGTCGGGGGCGTCGATTCGCTCCGGGCGCTGGCCCAGCGGGTCTCCGGCCGGCTGCAGGTCATGGCCGGTGGAGGTGTGCGCGTCGAGGACATCCCGGCCCTCCTTGCTGCGGGCGTAGACGCGGTGCATCTCTCCGCTCGCCGCACGGTGCAGGGCGCGCCGAGCGGCCCCGGCGGAGGCGCGGACGCCTACGACATCACCGACCCGGTCGTCGTGCGCGGTGCGGCGGACGCCTTACGGCAGGGACGGCAGGGGGACTCGGGTCGTCGCTGA